One window of Paenibacillus sp. FSL K6-3182 genomic DNA carries:
- a CDS encoding ABC transporter substrate-binding protein, translated as MDVEEYYCRLRNTFLANPEREPIFLSMERICDILSCTRRNVQILLTKMMEKSYIEWLPGRGRGNLSQIVFLVSYRDIVLGKAKGLVEKGKINEAWSMLEMLQDPAVKSEIMTWLSELFGVKRDMEEKDILRFPFYRPLLRLDPAFVCRRMETHWIEQVFNTLVRYSNQDGKFHPQLAHYWESNVMKTSWTFFLRKGVRFHNDKIMTSRDVAFTFQRLLTSSPAEWLTSKIKEIKETSKYSITFELNEPNALFLHFLCTERYSIVPEMLDGTGSDEQFAVMPIGTGPFKITKNNESMLVAEANEYYLEGCPHLDRIEMWVWPNYEENQEQLQSDGEDQLVYFEAQIKESLRPALAQLEKGSTFITINTAKKGITQQKKFRQALHFGIDRQQMIHELGGIRHQPSTGFNLEDTDKVFYNDYDTQLAATLLEESGYKGETITLYTYEMPANDQTSKWLQRVYKHLGISVEIVKLSLEELANPEIIIKADMILSGEVLGEQPDISLIEMYMSKNSFITNHLGPVDKMNINQQISNCLRYENSDIRMGYLISIQEELKRNFSILFLYHSLQIVGHHQTLQGISLNAWGKIDYKNVWLRNT; from the coding sequence ATGGATGTGGAAGAATATTATTGCAGGTTAAGAAACACTTTTCTAGCAAACCCAGAACGCGAGCCTATTTTTTTATCCATGGAACGGATCTGCGACATATTGTCTTGTACACGCAGAAATGTACAAATACTTTTAACAAAAATGATGGAAAAGAGCTATATCGAATGGTTGCCCGGTCGTGGCCGCGGAAATCTCTCGCAAATCGTATTTCTTGTTTCATACCGTGATATCGTACTCGGCAAAGCGAAGGGGCTAGTCGAGAAAGGGAAGATCAACGAGGCTTGGAGCATGCTCGAGATGCTTCAGGATCCAGCTGTGAAATCCGAAATTATGACATGGTTGTCTGAATTGTTTGGCGTGAAGCGGGATATGGAGGAGAAGGATATACTGAGGTTTCCCTTTTATCGTCCTCTCTTGCGCTTAGATCCTGCTTTCGTCTGTCGCCGCATGGAGACGCATTGGATAGAGCAGGTTTTTAATACATTGGTCAGATATTCAAATCAGGATGGTAAATTCCACCCTCAGCTTGCTCATTACTGGGAAAGCAACGTTATGAAAACGAGCTGGACGTTTTTTTTGCGCAAGGGCGTTCGTTTTCACAATGATAAGATAATGACCTCGCGAGACGTCGCATTTACTTTTCAAAGACTGCTCACAAGCTCGCCTGCGGAGTGGTTAACGTCCAAGATAAAGGAAATAAAAGAAACGAGCAAGTACAGCATTACCTTTGAGCTAAACGAGCCTAATGCGCTGTTTCTTCATTTCCTTTGTACGGAACGTTATTCCATTGTACCTGAAATGCTCGATGGTACTGGTTCTGATGAGCAGTTTGCCGTCATGCCTATTGGGACTGGACCGTTCAAAATTACCAAAAACAATGAGTCTATGCTCGTTGCAGAAGCCAATGAGTATTATTTGGAAGGTTGTCCTCATCTGGATCGCATTGAAATGTGGGTGTGGCCAAACTATGAGGAAAATCAAGAGCAGCTGCAGTCGGACGGTGAAGATCAACTGGTTTATTTTGAAGCGCAAATCAAGGAGAGTTTAAGGCCAGCGCTGGCCCAATTGGAGAAAGGCAGCACTTTTATTACCATCAATACAGCTAAAAAAGGCATCACACAGCAAAAGAAGTTCCGCCAAGCTTTGCACTTCGGAATAGATCGGCAGCAAATGATCCACGAATTAGGCGGCATTAGGCACCAGCCTTCAACCGGCTTTAATTTAGAGGATACGGATAAGGTTTTCTACAACGATTATGATACGCAACTAGCGGCAACATTGCTTGAAGAGTCAGGATATAAGGGCGAGACCATAACGCTATATACTTATGAAATGCCTGCGAATGATCAAACTTCGAAATGGCTGCAAAGGGTATACAAGCATTTAGGCATTTCAGTAGAAATCGTAAAGCTTTCGCTCGAAGAGCTTGCTAATCCCGAAATCATAATTAAAGCGGATATGATACTTAGTGGGGAAGTACTCGGAGAGCAGCCCGATATTTCGCTTATTGAGATGTATATGTCAAAGAACAGTTTTATTACGAACCATTTGGGTCCGGTTGACAAGATGAATATCAATCAACAAATTTCGAATTGTTTGCGGTATGAGAATTCAGATATTAGAATGGGTTATTTAATAAGCATACAAGAGGAGCTCAAACGAAATTTCAGCATATTGTTCTTATATCATAGCCTGCAGATTGTAGGACATCATCAAACGCTGCAAGGAATTTCGTTAAACGCATGGGGTAAAATCGATTATAAAAACGTCTGGTTAAGAAATACGTGA
- a CDS encoding aminoglycoside phosphotransferase family protein produces the protein MEAGQELAKMHKWHAPASVLSWHDRKLAKHKSYIEQYMASGARMKDDAKILSFIEQNLYLMKDRPNVFQHDDFHVGNLIVKEGRLAGVIDFNRWDWGDPVHEFLKAGMFSSEISIPFTMGTIKGYHGDQEPDEKFWTLYSLYFAMTIISSIVWILKVRPAELPIMVEKLERVLEDHHYFDSIVPRWYLEVQEYETGSL, from the coding sequence TTGGAAGCGGGCCAAGAGCTTGCTAAGATGCATAAGTGGCATGCTCCTGCTTCAGTCTTGTCATGGCATGACCGTAAGCTTGCAAAGCATAAAAGCTATATCGAGCAATATATGGCTAGTGGGGCTCGAATGAAAGACGATGCGAAGATTCTATCTTTTATTGAACAAAATCTGTATCTGATGAAGGATCGGCCAAACGTTTTTCAGCACGATGATTTCCATGTGGGCAATTTAATTGTAAAAGAAGGCAGATTAGCAGGCGTCATTGATTTTAATCGATGGGACTGGGGAGATCCGGTACATGAATTTCTGAAGGCCGGGATGTTCAGCAGTGAAATCAGCATTCCATTTACGATGGGTACGATTAAAGGATATCATGGCGATCAAGAGCCTGATGAGAAGTTCTGGACCTTATATTCTCTTTATTTTGCGATGACGATTATCTCCTCAATCGTTTGGATATTGAAGGTGCGGCCAGCTGAGCTGCCTATTATGGTAGAGAAGCTGGAGCGAGTGTTAGAGGATCATCATTATTTTGACAGCATAGTTCCACGATGGTATTTGGAGGTTCAAGAATATGAGACCGGATCATTATAA